A stretch of the Lactuca sativa cultivar Salinas chromosome 9, Lsat_Salinas_v11, whole genome shotgun sequence genome encodes the following:
- the LOC111915340 gene encoding aspartic proteinase, whose protein sequence is MGNRYLCLALCLCALIPSMLDAASDGLLRINMKKRPLDVNSIKAARKESKYVNGLKNTPHGLSDGNEDVVPLVNYLDAQYYGEISIGSPPQTFTVIFDTGSSNLWVPSSKCIFSIACYFHNRFKGTKSSTYTKIGDNLQINYGSGSISGFSSKDTVQVGDICVEDQDFIEVTKEGSLAFVIGKFDGIFGLGFKEISVGDLQPVWYNMVEQGLVKEQVFSFWLNRNEADEEGGELVFGGVDPKHFIGEHSYVPVTRKGYWQFNMGDFLIGNQSTGFCEGGCAAIVDSGTSLLAGPTAVVTEINYAIGGEGVLSSECKTLVTEYGDMIWDLLVSGVTPGKVCSEAGLCFSDGRQSVSSNIETVVGKENDGLGDTVLCEACEMAVVWMQNQLRQSATKEAVLSYVNKLCESIPSPAGESVIDCTTLHKMPNVSFTIGEKLYTLTPEQYILKTGEGAATVCISGFMALDMPPPTGPLWILGDVFMGVYHTVFDYGNLQLGFAKSA, encoded by the exons ATGGGGAATCGATATCTTTGTTTGGCTTTATGTTTATGTGCTTTGATACCCTCTATGCTTGATGCTGCTTCCGATGGGTTACTGAGAATCAACATGAAGAAACGACCTTTGGATGTTAATAGCATCAAGGCTGCTAGAAAAGAAAGCAAATATGTTAATGGTCTTAAGAACACGCCACATGGTTTAAGTGATGGTAATGAGGATGTTGTCCCTCTAGTCAACTACTTGGATGCCCAATACTATGGCGAGATCAGTATTGGTTCTCCACCTCAGACATTCACTGTCATATTTGATACTGGCAGTTCCAATCTCTGGGTTCCATCATCCAAGTGCATATTTTCT ATTGCTTGCTACTTCCACAACCGGTTTAAGGGAACAAAGTCAAGCACTTACACAAAAATTG GGGACAATTTGCAAATAAACTATGGATCCGGATCAATTTCTGGATTTTCCAGTAAAGACACTGTTCAAGTTGGTGATATTTGTGTCGAAGATCAA GATTTCATTGAAGTTACTAAAGAAGGGAGTCTTGCATTTGTAATTGGAAAATTTGATGGGATTTTTGGACTTGGGTTCAAGGAAATTTCAGTTGGAGACTTGCAGCCAGTCTG GTACAATATGGTTGAACAAGGCCTAGTAAAAGAACAGGTATTCTCTTTTTGGCTAAACAGAAATGAAGCTGATGAAGAAGGAGGTGAACTTGTCTTTGGTGGTGTTGATCCCAAACACTTCATAGGGGAACACTCATACGTACCTGTGACTAGAAAGGGTTACTGGCAG TTCAATATGGGAGATTTCCTTATTGGAAACCAATCTACAG GATTCTGTGAGGGTGGTTGTGCTGCTATTGTGGATTCTGGAACATCCTTGCTTGCTGGTCCAACT GCTGTTGTAACGGAGATTAACTATGCAATTGGGGGTGAAGGAGTACTCAGCAGTGAATGCAAAACACTTGTGACTGAATATGGAGATATGATCTGGGATCTCCTTGTTTCTGGG GTAACACCTGGAAAAGTTTGTTCAGAGGCTGGTTTATGTTTCTCTGATGGACGTCAGTCTGTGAG TTCAAATATTGAAACAGTGGTTGGGAAAGAGAATGATGGACTTGGGGATACAGTGTTATGTGAAGCTTGTGAAATGGCTGTTGTTTGGATGCAAAACCAGCTCAGACAATCAGCAACCAAGGAAGCCGTGCTAAGCTATGTGAATAAG CTTTGTGAGAGCATACCAAGCCCAGCTGGAGAATCAGTAATCGATTGCACTACCCTCCATAAGATGCCAAATGTTTCATTCACCATTGGGGAAAAACTCTATACCCTCACTCCAGAACAG TATATTCTGAAAACCGGAGAAGGTGCGGCTACTGTTTGCATCAGTGGTTTTATGGCATTGGATATGCCACCTCCAACAGGCCCTCTTTG GATTTTGGGAGATGTGTTCATGGGTGTTTACCACACTGTGTTTGACTATGGAAATCTGCAGTTGGGATTTGCTAAATCAGCATAA